One Gordonia zhaorongruii DNA segment encodes these proteins:
- a CDS encoding phospholipase D-like domain-containing protein: MTAEPILKPGDTCLTTAQADRLSVIVDAADYFAYAKSALLQARRRVILVGWDFDTRIELERKAPASDVPDELGDLLRWLTKTRPELEIFVLRWSIGALTGMARGMLPPLVQDLISGRRLHYRVDAAHPIAAAHHQKIAVIDDTFAFCGGIDMTVDRWDTSDHLTSNEHRVTPTGEAYGPWHDVTLALDGGAAQVIAEVAYDRWEAATGKRLPPIAAPPRPVWPEGLGPTFTGATVGVSRTLPEYKEREEVDEIFQLYRAAIAAARDTLYLESQYLASREIAEALIARLAEPDGPEIVVVLPRHADGDIERRSMDGARHRLLRLIWEADVHDRFRIFYPVTADDEPIYVHAKVLIADDRILRVGSSNLNNRSLGFDSECDVTIDTADNTDQTAAISTSILAVRSRLIAEHLDIDAADLDEEVAEQGSLIKAIDLHRGSGRTLAPFTKANTADEDSPLADNNLIDPEDVDSMRFENVYRSVVRHTVRGVRSALPF; encoded by the coding sequence ATGACCGCCGAGCCGATCCTGAAGCCCGGCGATACGTGCCTGACGACCGCGCAGGCGGATCGACTGTCGGTGATCGTCGATGCCGCCGACTACTTCGCATACGCGAAGTCGGCCCTGCTGCAGGCCCGGCGACGCGTGATCCTCGTCGGCTGGGACTTCGACACCCGTATTGAACTCGAACGGAAAGCTCCCGCATCGGACGTGCCCGACGAGCTCGGCGACCTGCTGAGATGGCTCACCAAGACTCGCCCCGAACTCGAGATCTTCGTCCTCCGCTGGAGTATCGGCGCACTCACCGGCATGGCCCGCGGCATGCTGCCGCCGTTGGTGCAGGATCTGATCAGCGGACGCCGCCTTCACTACCGCGTGGACGCGGCGCATCCGATCGCCGCGGCGCACCACCAGAAGATCGCGGTCATCGACGACACGTTCGCGTTCTGCGGCGGTATCGACATGACAGTCGACCGGTGGGACACCTCCGACCACCTCACGTCGAACGAGCATCGGGTCACACCGACCGGCGAGGCGTACGGGCCCTGGCATGACGTGACTCTCGCGCTCGACGGCGGGGCGGCGCAGGTGATCGCCGAGGTCGCCTACGACCGGTGGGAGGCCGCGACCGGCAAGAGGCTGCCACCTATCGCGGCGCCTCCCCGCCCGGTATGGCCGGAGGGGCTCGGACCCACCTTCACCGGCGCCACGGTCGGCGTCTCCAGGACGCTGCCCGAGTACAAGGAACGCGAGGAGGTCGATGAGATCTTCCAGCTGTACCGGGCCGCAATCGCCGCCGCCCGCGACACCCTGTACCTCGAGAGCCAGTATCTGGCGTCCCGAGAGATCGCCGAGGCCCTGATCGCCCGGCTCGCCGAGCCCGACGGGCCGGAGATCGTCGTCGTGCTGCCCAGGCACGCTGACGGAGATATCGAGCGGCGCTCGATGGACGGTGCGCGTCACCGTCTGTTGCGGCTGATCTGGGAGGCCGACGTCCACGACCGGTTCCGGATCTTCTATCCGGTCACCGCGGACGACGAGCCGATATACGTGCACGCCAAGGTGCTCATCGCCGACGACCGAATCCTGCGCGTCGGATCGTCCAACCTGAACAACCGGTCCCTCGGATTCGACAGTGAGTGCGACGTGACTATCGATACCGCCGACAACACCGACCAGACCGCTGCCATCAGCACTTCCATCCTGGCCGTTCGGAGCAGGCTGATCGCCGAGCACCTCGACATCGACGCAGCCGATCTCGATGAGGAAGTCGCCGAACAGGGATCGTTGATCAAGGCGATCGACCTGCATCGAGGAAGTGGCCGGACCCTGGCCCCGTTCACCAAGGCGAACACCGCGGACGAGGATTCGCCGCTCGCCGACAACAACCTCATCGATCCCGAGGACGTCGACTCGATGCGCTTCGAGAACGTCTACCGCTCCGTCGTGCGGCACACGGTGCGCGGTGTCCGGTCGGCGTTGCCCTTCTGA